The Syngnathus typhle isolate RoL2023-S1 ecotype Sweden linkage group LG6, RoL_Styp_1.0, whole genome shotgun sequence genome has a window encoding:
- the frya gene encoding protein furry homolog isoform X1: MSRQRERRQADSQTDRALYRQVQEEEGNVSSSPHGRRMEVSRRGSPPAITSSEAEMGPECPPPDEGVPTAPGSLANLDAFPPRDFRGKFKKMRHKKRPTILETSPVGNGYNKPPLPPVCSPQGEKGPTISVPISVDPESKPGEYVLKSLFSAFATVSERKIRVIMAEPLEKPLTKSLQRGEDPQFDQLISTMSSLAEYCLPSILRTLFDWYKRQNGPEEELREYRPRANAKSRNDEQQRDYLLERRDLAIDFIFSLALIEVLKQMPLHPVLDGSVNEIITLAFKHFRYKEGYHGPNTGNLHTVADLYAEVIGVLAQSKFPAVKKKFMTELKELRQKEQSPYVVQSTISLIMGMKFFRIKMYPVEDFEASFQFMQECARYFLEVKDKDIKHALAGLFVEILVPVAAAVKNEVNVPCLRNFVDSLYDTSLELSARKKHSLAFYPLVTCLLCVSQKQFFLNRWHIFLNNCLSNLKVTRLIRRAEGTWRVAILHPVFASQSRDPKMARVALESLYRLLWVYMIRIKCESNTATQGRLNTIVGTLFPKGSRSVVPRDMPLNIFVKIIQFIAQERLDFAMKEILFDLLCVAKPAKAFGLNPERMNIGLRAFLVVADRLQQKDGEPPMPNTGCTLPSGNTLRVKKTYLSKTLTVEEAKVIGMSQYYFPVRKAFDNILRHLDKEVGRCMMMTNAQMFNKEPEDMITGERKAKIDLFRTCVAAIPRLMPDGMSKTELIDLLSRLTIHMDDELRLIAQNSLQSLLVDKSDWRDDVLFGLVGFVLREVHDSQRGLLDASLKLLLQLLAQWKVAAAAAGRSYDTAKMHTAEPPQTSSNVKTAAERGPHAAVLHAVEGLALVLLCSCQLSTRRLAVAVLKEIRGLFAVLGQSEDDDKPVIEVMDQLGPVIVSSFVNVVVSDAVSWARRCAIISHLIVFYFFYQLLQANTCADLQWLAEWNARLVSSHYDIGSPSHVWILAQSVKEPWVLCLYSLLRQEHLPKHCPAALGYAWPYAFARAQMLMPLIDPNNPANAKKTGSTSGSADNYVTLWRNYLILCFGVAKPSVMSAGHLRASTSEMAGPATPESPAGCEKVISGCPSVAWLLKQLVPLMRSESAELTEALVLGFGRTNSLAFRELVEELHPLMKEALERRPENKKRRERRDLLRLQLLRIFELLADAGVISDSTNGALERDTLALGALFLEYVDLTRTLLEGENDKDAEILKDIRIHFSAMVANLIQCVPVHYRRFLFPQQSLRHHLFILFSQWAGPFSIMFTPLERYSDRNHQITRYQYCALKAMSAVLCCGPVFDNVGLSPDGYLYKWLDNILACQDQRVHQLGCEAVILLLELNAEQVNLFNWAVDRCYTGSYRLASGCFKAIAAVCGSRNYPSDLVPLLNLVLFKASDADREMNEISMQLMQILEARLLVYSKKLAGRKPNGVLHGTHAPLPPLYSLSLPQLSGHLARMYPELTLPLFSEVSQRFPTTHPNGRQIMLTYLLPWLSNMELVDSGQPASSSSSSDDTFTRGRASARQHLSGTGWGSLQATSMVLNNLMYMTAKYGDDLPGSELENAWNALVCNEKWSHNLRTALQFLISLCGVSSDTSLLPFIKKVVIYLCRNNTMQTMQELLLELQQTDPLNPVVQHCDSPPFYRFTATGKPVGNTPSGTTSSTNTVVAGQESFTDSDERKSKDNEERLSHAMQAHHRLDSRYSNSSGGSYDEDKCEPLPPYADWLMAVVESNHPHPLPMPLNGGCWAPLVDFLPETLTPRGPLHRCNIAVIFMTEMVVDHSVREDWALHLPLLLHALFLGMDHYRPEVHEHCKHLLLHLLMALSCRRNFQAVASVLLRTRRIDGAKTLTRQPAFQPEFMTSGALDFLREAQASPVPDSGLSSSSTSSSLSLGESAGNLPEISDEPAADEKTGKLIEFLTTRASGPLWCHEDISPKSHVSKSTVQLTNLLRHVVSVLKEPDSQLERQLSDVALHTALCSSSRHYAGRSFQVFRALRQPVYAHAVSDLLTRLVEVVGEPGEEVQGYVMEVLLTLESVVDNLAECLENNEPVAILTRASSPDGLTTLNLMSDRKSTGQLNIRGEERSRHQRSSSVPKKFGEADRWSDRWSDPPRSATLDRIQACEQQLPAGKSRSPPSSKDDVSDPANVNHPGNLLAAVFWAAVSLMESDFEFEYQMSLRLLDKLLGHMSLDKRENRDRLEKLQEQLQWSSFTGLQQLLLKGFTSAATVDLALKLFWQLTPVSRVSVVDTSQAIGFPLNVLCLLPHLVQNFDGPTLFCQEVAERIAQVCLEEKNDKLSNLAHVMTLYKTRSYTRNCFSWVNVVCRYLHEAFSDIALSLVTYMAELLEKGLPSMQQTILQIIYSLLSHMDLSGIQAKPFNMEVLRTIEKFAQTAHWREALNILKLVVSRSASLAQPSGDLSYEDISRVWERSSKALPGKTLDFHFDVSETPVIGRRHHDLRASPGRDGKSGIAAVTRSTSSSSSSLGSTSNKVLVPVSWKRPQSSQKRTREKLVHVLSLCGQKVGLTKNTSVIFSSCGELDLAEHRPSPASSEDGTREADATDDTASEQQFRVFRDFDFLDVELEDGEELLGETVDNFNWGVRRHSADSLDRSGPGGALEESQLSGSTPSLSRVLAGEDDSDDFSEEESLSAAQAASLPPSTEIQKMDSPSFCNSTPPGGKNPSFELQLPKDSKQRFFQADEDANEEDASLSISCLPPDFDCGDALEVTHPFYKDIHGCLPSLAEEEGDDGTPESDSSPPPSPFFSAILAAFQPAACDDAEEAWRAHLSQLASDSDGSCAVYTFHVFCCLFQSIQSRFSSLTSDAVSYLNDGLKGLGAKFLRSSQMLTTCAECPLLLIDADTVMSYGLLEKMKFSVLELQEYLDTYNSKKEATVTWLSSCKAAFPQSPDSTASAREQKQLELCQRLYKLHFQLLLLFQSYTKLVEQVYAVSSHPKLSNMSQELSDLRSHLKAAWVEDDRRACGEPSTFSTAEAAVQAILEVLKSDGFASAICYIRECRTSWPKDIFGGPSEDEIQTLLNIYFRHQTLGRTGTLALVGCKRDLSDVSAQLTELNGEMRDAMSRTRGDRPVVAFLPDAKVSGSTL; encoded by the exons ATGAGCAGGCAGCGAGAAAGGAGACAAGcagacagtcagacagacaggGCTCTTTATCGTCAAgtgcaagaagaagaaggcaaCGTGTCCTCCTCCCCGCATGGAAGAAGGATGGAAGTGAGCCGCCGCGGCTCGCCACCTGCCATCACGAGCTCAGAGGCCGAGATGGGGCCGGAGTGCCCGCCGCCGGATGAGGGAGTCCCGACGGCCCCGGGGAGCCTTGCCAATTTGGATGCCTTCCCGCCACGGGACTTTCGAGGCAAGTTCAAGAAGATGCGGCACAAGAAGAGGCCCACCATCCTTGAAA CCTCGCCCGTGGGCAATGGCTACAACAAGCCGCCCCTCCCGCCGGTCTGCAGTCCTCAAGGGGAGAAGGGCCCGACCATCTCCGTGCCCATCAGCGTGGACCCGGAGAGCAAACCGGGAGAGTACGTGCTGAAGAGCCTCTTCTCCGCCTTCGCCACCGTGTCGGAGCGCAAGATCCGCGTCATCATGGCGGAGCCGCTG GAAAAGCCGTTGACAAAGTCTCTTCAGAGAGGTGAAGATCCTCAGTTTGACCAA TTGATAAGCACCATGAGCTCCTTGGCCGAGTACTGCCTTCCCTCCATCCTGCGCACGCTCTTCGACTGGTACAAGCGGCAAAACGGCCCGGAGGAGGAGCTGCGCGAGTACCGGCCGAGAGCCAACGCCAAGTCCAGAAA CGATGAGCAGCAGAGGGATTATTTACTTGAAAGGAGAGATTTGGCAATCGACTTCATCTTCTCCCTGGCCCTCATAGAAGTGCTGAAGCAG ATGCCGCTGCACCCCGTACTCGACGGCTCGGTCAACGAGATCATCACCTTAGCCTTTAAGCACTTCCGCTACAAAGAAGG ATACCACGGTCCCAACACTGGCAACTTGCACACTGTGGCCGACCTTTACGCTGAGGTCATCGGAGTACTGGCTCAGTCCAA GTTTCCCGCCGTGAAGAAGAAGTTCATGACGGAGCTGAAGGAGCTGCGGCAGAAAGAGCAGAGTCCATATGTGGTCCAGAGTACCATTAGCCTCATCATGGGGATGAAGTTCTTTCGAATTAAGATGTACCCCGTTGAGGATTTTGAAGCTTCCTTCCAGTTCATGCAG GAATGCGCCCGGTACTTCTTGGAGGTTAAGGACAAGGACATCAAGCACGCCTTGGCCGGGCTCTTTGTTGAAATTTTGGTTCCTGTCGCGGCA GCGGTGAAGAATGAGGTGAACGTTCCCTGCCTGAGGAACTTTGTGGACAGCTTGTACGACACAAGCCTGGAGCTGTCGGCCAGAAAGAAGCATTCGTTG GCTTTTTACCCGCTGGTGACCTGCCTGCTGTGCGTCAGCCAGAAGCAGTTCTTCCTCAACAGGTGGCACATCTTCCTCAACAATTGCCTCTCCAATCTCAAGGTAACGCGACTAATCCGACGGGCGGAAGGAACGTGGCGTGTCGCCATTCTCCACCCTGTCTTTGCCTCGCAGAGTCGAGACCCCAAGATGGCTCGCGTGGCGCTGGAGTCTCTCTATCGCCTGCTGTGGGTTTACATGATCAGGATCAAGTGCGAGAGCAACACTGCCACGCAAGG TCGCCTCAACACCATCGTGGGCACGcttttccccaaaggatcccGCAGCGTGGTGCCCAGAGACATGCCTCTCAACATCTTTGTCAAAATCATCCAGTTCATCGCACAG GAAAGACTTGATTTTGCCATGAAAGAAATTCTTTTCGATCTCCTGTGTGTGGCGAAACCCGCAAAAGCCTTCGGTCTTAATCCGGAG AGAATGAATATCGGTCTGAGAGCCTTCCTGGTGGTGGCCGACCGACTTCAGCAGAAGGACGGCGAGCCTCCCATGCCCAACACCGGTTGCACTTTACCTTCAGGGAACACGCTACGAGTGAAGAAGACCTACCTGAGCAAAACGCTCACGGTGGAGGAGGCCAAAGTCATCG GCATGTCGCAGTATTACTTCCCCGTGCGAAAGGCCTTTGACAACATCCTGAGACACCTGGACAAGGAGGTGGGACGCTGCATGATGATGACCAACGCTCAGATGTTCAACAAAGAGCCCGAGGACATGATCAC GGGTGAAAGGAAGGCCAAGATTGATCTGTTCAGGACGTGCGTGGCAGCCATTCCACGCTTGATGCCCGACGGGATGTCAAAGACGGAGCTCATAGACCTGCTCTCCCG ACTGACAATCCACATGGACGACGAGCTCCGACTCATCGCTCAGAACTCTTTGCAAAGTCTGTTGGTGGACAAATCGGACTGGCGGGACGACGTGCTGTTCGGGTTGGTCGGCTTTGTGCTGCGCGAGGTCCACGACAGCCAGCGGGGGCTGTTGGACGCCTCGCTCAAGCTGCTGCTCCAGCTGCTCGCCCAGTGGaaagtggcggcggcggcggcggggaggAGCTACGACACGGCTAAGATGCACACTGCCGAG CCGCCGCAGACGAGCTCCAACGTGAAGACGGCTGCCGAGCGCGGCCCCCACGCCGCCGTCTTGCACGCCGTGGAGGGTCTGGCCCTCGTGCTGCTCTGCTCCTGCCAGCTCAGCACTCGAAGGCTCGCCGTCGCCGTCCTCAAGGAGATCCGCGGCCTCTTCGCCGTGCTCGGGCAGTCTGAG GACGACGATAAACCGGTCATCGAGGTCATGGACCAGCTCGGCCCCGTCATCGTCAGCAGCTTCGTCAACGTTGTCGTCTCTGATGCGGTAAGTTGGGCGAGGCGCTGTGCTATCATTTCCCAccttattgtattttattttttttatcaacttCTCCAGGCCAACACATGCGCGGACCTCCAGTGGCTGGCCGAGTGGAACGCCCGGCTGGTCAGCAGCCACTACGACATCGGCAGCCCGTCGCACGTGTGGATCTTGGCGCAGTCGGTGAAGGAGCCGTGGGTGCTGTGTCTGTACAGCCTGCTGAGACAGGAGCACCTGCCCAAGCACTGCCCCGCCGCTCTGGGCTACGCGTGGCCCTACGCCTTCGCTCGGGCACAGATGCTCATGCCGCTGATCGATCCCAA TAACCCGGCAAACGCAAAGAAGACGGGCAGCACCTCGGGCAGCGCGGACAACTACGTGACCCTGTGGAGGAACTACTTGATCCTTTGCTTCGGGGTGGCCAAGCCCAGCGTGATGAGCGCCGGTCACCTGAGAGCGTCGACATCCGAGATGGCCGGGCCGGCCACGCCCGAAAGCCCCGCCGGCTGCGAGAAG GTCATCTCAGGCTGCCCATCGGTGGCTTGGCTCCTCAAGCAGTTGGTTCCCCTCATGCGGTCGGAGAGCGCGGAGCTGACCGAGGCCTTAGTTCTGGGCTTTGGCCGCACCAACTCCCTGGCCTTCAG GGAACTTGTGGAGGAGCTGCATCCGCTCATGAAGGAAGCACTGGAAAGAAGACCTGAG AACAAGAAGCGGCGTGAGCGCCGGGACCTTCTGCGACTTCAACTGTTGCGCATCTTTGAGCTGCTGGCAGACGCGGGCGTCATCAGTGACAG TACAAACGGGGCTCTGGAGCGTGACACTCTGGCCCTGGGCGCCCTCTTCCTGGAGTACGTGGACCTGACGCGGACGCTCCTGGAAGGCGAGAACGACAAAGACGCCGAGATCCTCAAGGACATTCGAATTCACTTCAGCGCCATGGTGGCCAACCTCATCCAGTGTGTGCCAG TGCACTACAGGCGCTTCCTGTTTCCGCAGCAGAGCCTCCGACATCATCTCTTCATCCTCTTCAGTCAGTGGGCGGGGCCCTTCAGCATCATGTTCACTCCCTTGGAGCGCTACAGTGACAGAAATCACCAGATCACGCGCTACCAATACTGCGCCTTGAAG GCCATGTCTGCCGTGTTGTGCTGCGGCCCGGTCTTCGACAACGTGGGCCTCTCCCCGGACGGCTACCTCTACAAGTGGCTGGACAACATCCTAGCCTGCCAAGACCAGCGG GTCCACCAGCTGGGATGCGAGGCGGTCATCCTGCTCCTGGAGCTCAACGCCGAGCAGGTCAACCTGTTCAACTGGGCCGTAGATCGCTGCTATACGGGCTCCTACCGGCTGGCCTCGGGTTGCTTCAAAGCCATCGCCGCCGTGTGCGGTAGCAG AAACTACCCAAGCGATCTGGTGCCGCTGCTCAATCTGGTTCTCTTCAAGGCGTCCGACGCCGACAGAGAGATGAATGAGATCTCCATGCAACTGATGCAG ATTCTCGAGGCCAGGCTGCTGGTGTACTCCAAGAAGTTGGCTGGGCGGAAGCCCAACGGCGTCCTTCACGGCACTCACGCGCCGTTGCCGCCCCTCTACAGCCTCTCCCTCCCTCAGCTCTCCGGCCACTTGGCCAGAATGTACCCCGAACTCACCCTCCCTCTTTTCTCAG AGGTTAGCCAGAGGTTCCCGACGACCCACCCCAACGGGAGACAGATCATGCTGACTTATCTCCTACCCTGGCTCAGCAACATGGAGCTGGTAGATAGCGGCCAGCCagcgtcttcctcctcctcctccgacgACACCTTTACGAGAGGGCGCGCCTCCGCCCGGCAACATCTGAGCGGCACCGGCTGGGGCTCCTTGCAAGCCACGTCCATGGTGCTCAACAACCTCATGTACATGACGGCCAAG TATGGAGATGATTTACCAGGATCTGAACTGGAAAATGCCTGGAATGCTTTGGTGTGCAACGAAAAGTGGAGTCACAACCTGCGAACGGCGCTGCAGTTTCTCATCAGCTTATGCGGCGTCAGCAGCGACACCTCCCTCCTGCCATTC ATCAAGAAGGTGGTGATCTACCTCTGTCGGAACAACACCATGCAAACCATGCAAGAGTTGCTTTTGGAGTTGCAGCAGACAGACCCGCTCAACCCGGTGGTGCAGCACTGCGACAGCCCGCCCTTCTATCGCTTCACGGCCACCGGCAAGCCCGTCGGCAACACGCCGTCAG GAACCACATCCAGTACCAATACCGTGGTGGCAGGACAGGAGAGCTTCACAGATTCAGATGAACGCAAGTCAAAGGACAACGAAGAGAG GCTTAGTCATGCGATGCAAGCTCACCACCGCCTGGACTCTCGCTACAGCAACAGCTCGGGAGGATCGTACGATGAAGACAAGT GTGAACCTCTTCCCCCTTATGCTGACTGGTTGATGGCCGTGGTAGAAAGCAACCATCCCCATCCTCTCCCTATGCCTCTCAACGGCGGCTGCTGGGCTCCTCTGGTGGACTTCCTGCCCGAGACCCTCACCCCCAGAGGACCTCTACACAG GTGTAATATAGCAGTCATATTCATGACAGAGATGGTGGTGGACCACAGCGTGAGGGAAGACTGGGCCTTGCACCTCCCGTTGCTGCTGCACGCCTTATTTTTGG GCATGGACCACTACCGTCCGGAAGTACATGAGCACTGCAAgcatctcctcctccacctgctcATGGCGCTGTCCTGCCGCCGCAACTTCCAGGCCGTCGCCTCGGTGCTGCTGCGGACGCGCCGGATCGACGGAGCCAAGACCCTCACTCGCCAGCCCGCCTTTCAGCCCGAGTTCATGACATCAg GAGCTTTGGACTTTCTGAGGGAGGCTCAGGCGTCTCCCGTGCCGGACTCCGGCCTAAGTTCCTCCTCCACGTCGTCCAGTCTGAGCCTGGGGGAGAGCGCCGGCAACCTGCCCGAGATCTCGGACGAGCCGGCGGCCGACGAGAAGACCGGCAAGCTCATTGAGTTTTTAACCACCAG AGCATCCGGGCCGCTGTGGTGCCACGAAGACATCTCACCCAAGAGTCACGTTTCCAAAAGTACAGTCCAGCTGACAAACCTCTTGCGCCACGTCGTATCCGTGCTCAAAGAACCCG ACTCTCAGCTGGAGCGGCAGCTGAGCGACGTGGCCCTGCACACGGCGCTGTGCAGTTCCTCACGTCACTACGCCGGACGCTCCTTCCAAGTGTTCCGAGCGTTGCGCCAGCCAGTCTACGCGCACGCCGTCTCCGACTTGCTCACCCGGCTGGTGGAGGTCGTCGGGGAACCCGGAGAGGAGGTGCAG GGCTACGTGATGGAAGTTTTACTCACGCTGGAGTCTGTGGTGGACAACTTGGCCGAGTGCCTCGAGAATAACGAACCGGTGGCCATCTTGACCAG AGCCTCATCTCCGGATGGCCTCACCACGCTGAACCTGATGTCCGACAGGAAGAGCACAGGCCAGCTCAACATCCGCGGGGAAGAGCGCAGCCGACATCAGAGGAGCTCCTCCGTGCCGAAGAAGTTCGGCGAAGCGGACAGGTGGTCGGACAGGTGGTCGGACCCGCCTCGCAGCGCCACACTGGACCGCATCCAAGCGTGCGAGCAGCAGCTCCCGGCGGGCAAAAGCCGCAGCCCGCCGTCGTCCAAGGACGACGTGTCGGACCCGGCCAACGTCAACCACCCCGGCAACCTGCTGGCCGCCGTCTTCTGGGCGGCCGTGTCGCTGATGGAGTCCGACTTTGAGTTTGAGTACCAGATGTCGCTGAGGCTGCTGGACAAGCTGCTGGGCCACATGTCGCTGGACAAGCGGGAGAACCGCGACAGGCTGGAGAAGCTGCAGGAGCAACTGCAGTGGAGCAGCTTCACGGGGCTCCAGCAGCTGCTGCTCAAGGGCTTCACGTCGGCTGCCACCGTCGACCTCGCGCTCAAGCTCTTCTGGCAGCTCACGCCCGTTTCGCGGGTGTCCGTGGTGGACACCTCGCAAGCTATCG GTTTCCCCTTGAACGTCCTCTGCCTGCTCCCGCACCTTGTGCAGAATTTCGACGGCCCCACGCTCTTCTGTCAGGAAGTGGCCGAAAGGATCGCACAG gtgtGCCTGGAGGAGAAGAACGACAAGCTCTCCAACCTGGCCCACGTCATGACGCTTTACAAGACGCGCTCGTACACCCGCAACTGCTTCTCCTGGGTCAACGTGGTGTGCAGGTACCTGCACGAGGCCTTCTCGGACATCGCGCTCAGCCTGGTCACCTACATGGCGGAG CTGCTGGAGAAAGGTCTCCCCAGTATGCAGCAGACCATTTTACAAATCATCTACAGCCTGCTGAGTCACATGGACCTGAGTGGCATTCAAGCCAAACCTTTCAATATGGAAGTGCTCAGGACTATAGAGAAATTTGCTCAG ACGGCCCACTGGAGGGAAGCGCTGAACATCCTCAAGCTGGTGGTGAGTCGCTCGGCCAGTCTGGCGCAGCCTTCCGGCGACCTCTCCTACGAGGACATCAGCCGCGTGTGGGAGCGCTCGTCCAAGGCCTTGCCTGGGAAAACGCTGGATTTCCACTTTGACGTATCCGAG ACGCCAGTGATTGGTCGGCGCCACCACGACCTGCGCGCCTCCCCGGGCCGCGACGGCAAGAGTGGAATCGCGGCGGTGACCCGCAGCACCTCCTCCTCGTCCAGCTCTCTGGGCTCCACGTCCAACAAGGTCCTGGTGCCGGTCAGCTGGAAGAGGCCTCAATCTTCCCAG AAAAGAACCAGAGAGAAACTTGTCCATGTTTTGTCTTTGTGCGGGCAGAAAGTGGGTCTCACAAAGAACACTTCG GTGATTTTCTCCAGCTGCGGCGAGCTGGACCTCGCCGAGCACCGGCCCAGCCCGGCGTCATCCGAAGACGGAACCCGAGAAGCCGACGCGACGGACGACACCGCCTCGGAGCAGCAGTTTCGAGTCTTCCGGGACTTTGACTTCCTGGATGTGGAGCTCGAAGACGGAGAG GAGTTGCTG GGTGAGACGGTGGACAATTTCAACTGGGGCGTGCGTCGCCACTCGGCCGACAGCCTGGACCGGAGCGGCCCGGGCGGCGCCCTGGAGGAGAGCCAACTGTCGGGCAGCACGCCCAGCCTGAGCCGCGTCCTCGCCGGCGAGGACGACTCGGACGACTTCTCCGAGGAGGAGTCCCTCTCGGCCGCCCAG GCCGCCAGTCTCCCCCCAAGCACGGAGATCCAAAAGATGGATTCTCCCTCCTTTTGCAACTCCACGCCACCCGGCGGCAAAAATCCCTCTTTTGAGCTCCAGCTGCCGAAGGACTCGAAACAGCGG TTCTTCCAAGCGGATGAAGACGCAAACGAGGAGGACGCGTCGCTCTCCATCAGCTGCCTCCCTCCCGACTTTGACTGTGGCGACGCTTTGGAAGTCACGCACCCTTTCTACAAAGACATCCACGGCTGCTTGCCCAG CCTCGCAGAGGAGGAGGGAGACGACGGCACGCCGGAGTCGGACTCTTCGCCGCCCCCCTCGCCCTTCTTCTCCGCCATCCTGGCGGCGTTCCAGCCGGCGGCGTGCGACGACGCAGAGGAAGCCTGGCGCGCCCATCTGAGCCAGCTGGCGTCCGACTCGGACGGCTCCTGCGCCGTCTACACCTTCCACGTCTTCTGCTGCCTCTTCCAG AGCATCCAGAGCAGATTTAGCTCTCTGACCTCCGACGCTGTGAGTTACCTCAACGACGGCCTGAAAGGACTTGGAGCAAAGTTCCTCAGGTCCTCTCAAATGCTGACCACCTGCGCCGAGTGCCCCTTGTTGCTTATCGACGCCGACACA GTCATGTCCTACGGACTCCTGGAGAAAATGAAATTCAGCGTGCTGGAGCTGCAAGAGTATCTGGATACGTACAACAGCAAAAAGGAAGCCACTGTCACG TGGCTGAGCAGCTGCAAGGCCGCCTTTCCCCAAAGTCCCGACAGCACAGCCAGCGCACGGGAGCAAAAG CAACTGGAGCTGTGTCAGAGACTCTACAAACTCCACTTCCAACTCTTACTGCTGTTTCAGTCGTACACCAAGCTGGTCGAGCAGGTCTACGCGGTCAGCTCCCATCCCAAA CTAAGCAACATGTCCCAAGAGCTGAGCGACTTGAGGAGCCACCTCAAAGCGGCGTGGGTGGAAGATGACCGAAGAGCGTGCGGTGAGCCCTCCACCTTCAGCACGGCCGAGGCGGCCGTGCAGGCCATCCTGGAAGTTCTCAAGAGCGACGGCTTTGCCTCGGCCATCTGCTACATCCGGGAGTGCAG AACATCTTGGCCCAAAGACATCTTCGGCGGCCCCTCGGAAGACGAGATCCAGACGCTGCTCAACATTTACTTCCGCCACCAGACGCTGGGCCGCACGGGCACGTTGGCTCTGGTGGGCTGCAAGCGGGACCTGAGCGACGTCTCGGCCCAGCTGACCGAGCTCAACGGGGAGATGCGCGACGCGATGAGCCGGACGCGGGGCGACCGCCCCGTCGTCGCCTTCCTGCCCGACGCCAAGGTGTCGGGCTCCACCCTGTGA